A window from Citrus sinensis cultivar Valencia sweet orange chromosome 5, DVS_A1.0, whole genome shotgun sequence encodes these proteins:
- the LOC127902431 gene encoding putative invertase inhibitor — translation MYKELCIASLRSDKDSSGSDLQGLGKISLKITLADANEIQGYISELLKKDGKPFLQQCLKDCSENLQDAILEIKDSIAAIDSRSYGDVNTWVSAAMSYEESCEDGFKEKPGFKSPLTQMNAKFSQLCGISLTISNLLAGKA, via the coding sequence ATGTACAAGGAACTCTGCATAGCTTCTTTAAGATCAGACAAGGACAGCAGCGGGTCTGACCTCCAAGGCCTTggcaaaatttctttaaaaattacgtTGGCCGATGCCAATGAAATTCAGGGTTATATTTCAGAGTTGCTAAAGAAAGATGGGAAGCCATTTCTTCAACAATGCTTGAAGGATTGTTCCGAAAATTTACAGGATGCGATTTTGGAGATTAAAGACTCGATAGCAGCTATCGATTCTAGGAGTTACGGTGATGTTAATACATGGGTCAGTGCTGCTATGAGCTATGAAGAATCCTGCGAAGATGGTTTCAAGGAAAAACCAGGCTTCAAATCTCCATTAACTCAGATGAATGCAAAATTTAGTCAGCTCTGTGGTATTTCTTTAACCATTAGCAATCTCTTGGCTGGCAAAGCATaa
- the LOC102627531 gene encoding uncharacterized protein LOC102627531, with protein sequence MAASSSSVSPYSSDSSSSDTSSSSHRRRRRRSRRDRERDRESLKIRKKPRSQTKRRRRRHNSSDSYSSQSDSSRSDNSSDSEHESHSKRHKKSDRPKKTKEKDRSKGHRHKRHKQKVKEKEKDEGSSGPVQLSKFLRREKGDGVRRSAVSGKKILLKLDKSKEDKEAESKRNELLKFLNANFD encoded by the exons ATGGCGGCTTCATCGTCCTCTGTGTCCCCGTACTCTTCAGATTCGTCCTCGTCTGACACGTCATCATCCTCTCACCGTCGTCGCCGTCGCCGTAGCCGCCGAGACAGAGAAAGAGACAGAGAGTCCCTGAAGATCCGTAAAAAGCCGCGGTCTCAAACAAAACGACGTCGCAGGCGCCACAACTCCTCCGATTCTTATTCTTCCCAATCTGATTCCTCCAG AAGCGACAATTCTTCCGACAGTGAGCATGAAAGTCATTCAAAGAGGCACAAGAAGAGTGACAGACCAAAGAAG ACCAAGGAAAAGGACCGGAGCAAGGGTCATCGACATAAACGTCATAAACAGAAAGTTAAAGAG AAGGAGAAAGATGAGGGAAGTAGTGGCCCTGTACAGCTTTCGAAG TTCTTAAGGCGAGAGAAAGGTGATGGAGTCCGTCGAAGTGCTGTTTCTGGCAAAAAG ATTCTATTGAAACTTGACAAATCGAAGGAAGATAAAGAAGCAGaaagcaaaagaaatgaaTTGCTGAAATTCTTAAATGCTAATTTTGACTGA
- the LOC102627822 gene encoding probable pectinesterase/pectinesterase inhibitor 21, translating into MHQEDIEKIGKNRIAFVMFASIFLVVMVVVATVSIGRRPNNGKSEVDVSSQSHDQVSASMKAIKTVCQPTDYQKQCVESLQTESGNTTDPKELIRAAFQVAKKHVAAAAKRSRTLKQLEKDPRASLALEDCNELMDEAIEDLQRSFEELGKSDRQARYKMGPMINNLKTWLSSTITYQETCLDGFENTTGEAGVKMREILKTSIELTINAIAMVSKISSILGNLDINREINLGSSHHRGLIENNAKVLGHGGIHVLEHGDLYPSWLGPRNRRLLGLIDQAQFKPDVVVAKDGSGNCTTINEALNFIPKKSNKTTTIYIKEGIYQEKVYLNRSMARVFMIGDGMYKTRITGNLNYVDGTPTMHTATVSVLGEFFMAKNIGFENSAGPEKHQAVALRVDADMSIFYNCSMDGYQDTLYTHAKRQYYRDCTITGTIDFIFGDGSAFFQNCKIIVRKPLDNQHCIVTAQGRNVTHQPTAIVIQNSSIIADHVYWPVRNKIKSYLGRPWRIHSRTVIMETFIDDLIQPQGWLPWEGEFGIHTCFYAEYGNYGPGANKTGRVTWQGVKSIDRLEEAFEFTAGKFFDGDDWIKPRGVPYVSGFVTN; encoded by the exons atgcatCAAGAGGATATTGAGAAAATCGGAAAAAACAGGATCGCCTTTGTCATGTTCGCGTCGATATTCCTCGTTGTCATGGTGGTTGTGGCGACAGTTTCCATTGGCCGCCGGCCTAATAATGGCAAATCCGAAGTTGATGTCAGTTCACAATCTCATGACCAAGTATCAGCCTCAATGAAGGCCATCAAAACCGTTTGCCAACCCACAGACTATCAAAAGCAATGCGTCGAGAGTCTCCAGACAGAGTCGGGAAACACGACAGACCCTAAAGAACTCATTAGGGCAGCATTTCAAGTCGCCAAGAAACATGTAGCAGCAGCTGCAAAGAGATCAAGAACCCTGAAACAACTCGAAAAGGACCCCAGAGCAAGCCTAGCTCTCGAGGACTGCAACGAGTTAATGGATGAAGCCATTGAAGATTTGCAACGCTCGTTTGAAGAATTGGGAAAGTCTGATCGTCAAGCTAGGTACAAGATGGGTCCaatgattaataatttgaaaacttgGCTTAGTTCCACAATCACATACCAAGAAACATGCCTCGATGGGTTCGAAAATACGACGGGCGAAGCCGGAGTAAAAATGAGGGAGATACTGAAGACATCAATTGAACTTACCATCAATGCTATTGCAATGGTGTCAAAAATCTCTTCAATTCTTGGAAATTTGGACATTAATCGTGAAATAAACTTGGGCAGCAGCCATCATCGTGGgctaattgaaaataatgctAAAGTTCTTGGGCATGGAGGTATTCATGTGCTAGAACATGGCGATCTGTATCCATCTTGGCTTGGTCCGAGAAATCGGAGGCTGCTTGGGTTGATTGATCAAGCTCAGTTTAAGCCTGACGTTGTTGTTGCTAAGGATGGAAGTGGGAATTGCACCACGATTAATGAAGCATTGAACTTTATTCCGAAGAAGAGTAATAAGACAACTACAATTTACATTAAGGAGGGAATTTATCAAGAGAAAGTTTATCTTAACAGGTCCATGGCTCGTGTGTTTATGATTGGTGATGGCATGTACAAGACCAGAATCACAGGAAATTTGAACTATGTCGATGGCACACCCACGATGCATACCGCCACAGTCA GTGTTCTTGGAGAATTCTTCATGGCTAAGAACATTGGCTTTGAGAACTCAGCAGGACCAGAGAAACATCAAGCAGTAGCCCTAAGGGTGGATGCCGATATGTCAATCTTCTACAACTGTTCAATGGACGGCTACCAAGACACACTCTACACCCACGCCAAGCGCCAGTACTACCGAGACTGCACCATCACCGGCACAATCGACTTCATCTTCGGCGACGGCTCTGCCTTCTTTCAAAACTGCAAAATCATCGTCCGAAAACCCCTAGACAACCAGCATTGCATTGTCACTGCCCAGGGCCGCAATGTTACCCACCAGCCAACCGCCATCGTCATCCAGAACAGCTCAATCATCGCGGACCACGTGTACTGGCCCGTCAGGAATAAAATCAAGTCATATCTCGGACGCCCCTGGAGAATTCACTCGAGGACAGTCATAATGGAGACCTTTATTGACGATTTGATTCAGCCACAGGGTTGGTTGCCATGGGAAGGAGAATTTGGGATTCATACTTGTTTCTATGCGGAGTACGGTAACTATGGCCCTGGTGCAAACAAGACAGGGCGTGTCACATGGCAAGGTGTTAAGAGCATTGACAGGCTTGAGGAGGCTTTTGAGTTTACAGCTGGGAAGTTTTTTGATGGCGATGATTGGATAAAACCTAGAGGGGTGCCTTATGTTTCAGGGTTTGTTACTAATTAA
- the LOC127902432 gene encoding pectinesterase 2-like, giving the protein MEKTHLILIGDGMGKTIITYNSSNSTGSSTSKSYTVDVTTSWFLARDLSIVNSAGPKGGQAVALRIAGNNIACHRCSVEGHQDTLFLAYGVHQFFYECNIIGTVDFIFGDSAVVIQNSNIYATKPAEGQGNVITAQGREFENKSTAIVIHNCTISATAEFEPYKSTVKTTLGRPWKQYSRTIIMESYLGDLIDPEGWSEFNGKFALDTLYYAEYANRGPGAFKRDRVKWPGYHILINAAEVQNFTVENFIHGSDWLPQLEVPFIPGLIG; this is encoded by the exons ATGGAGAAGACTCATCTCATTCTCATTGGCGATGGCATGGGCAAGACTATAATCACATACAACAGCAGCAACAGCACCGGATCAAGCACGTCAAAGAGTTACACCGTGG ACGTAACGACTTCATGGTTTTTAGCCAGAGACCTGAGCATTGTAAATTCCGCGGGTCCAAAAGGAGGACAAGCTGTTGCTCTCAGAATTGCGGGAAACAACATCGCGTGTCATAGATGCTCCGTCGAGGGGCATCAGGACACATTGTTCCTAGCTTATGGAGTGCATCAATTTTTCTACGAGTGCAATATTATTGGCACAGTTGACTTTATCTTTGGTGATTCTGCGGTTGTGATTCAGAATTCTAACATATACGCGACAAAGCCCGCTGAGGGCCAAGGAAATGTGATCACCGCACAGGgaagagaatttgaaaataaaagcactGCCATTGTGATCCACAACTGCACAATTAGTGCAACAGCTGAATTTGAACCGTACAAATCAACTGTGAAGACCACCCTTGGGAGACCATGGAAACAGTACAGTCGAACCATAATCATGGAGTCCTACTTGGGGGATCTCATTGATCCTGAAGGATGGTCAGAATTCAACGGGAAATTTGCTTTAGACACTCTGTACTACGCCGAATACGCAAACCGTGGACCGGGTGCTTTCAAAAGGGATAGAGTCAAATGGCCAGGCTACCATATTCTAATTAATGCAGCTGAAGTTCAAAACTTCACAGTCGAGAATTTTATTCATGGAAGTGATTGGCTTCCACAATTGGAGGTTCCATTCATTCCTGGCCTGATTGGCTAA